Genomic DNA from Cupriavidus pauculus:
TCGGCGCTGCAGCGGCAGGCCGGTGCTGCAGCGCCGGCGGCGTCCGCCACGGCGGCCGGCGTCGCGGCCGCTGCCAATGCAGCCGCCGCCACGAGCGCCACGGGCGCCACGAGCGTCGCGGGCACGGCGCTCGGCGGCAAACTCGGCAACTCGCTCGGGAAGACGATCCAGACGCGCTTCAACCAGCGCTGGCTGGAGTCGCGCATCGGCCGCGCGGTGGTGACCGAGGAAGAGCAGGCGCTGCTCGAGCAGTGCGGCTACTACGGCGTGCGCGCGCGTACCGTGTTTGGCGGGCTGCGCGTGGCGCTGCCCATCGTGGCGGCGATCGTTGCCGTGATCTGGCAGCTGCCACGCGGTAGCGATGCGGCGCTGACGTGGGGATTCGTTGCATTCGCTTTCGGGTTCTTCGCGCCCAAGCTCTGGCTGCGCCGGCGCGCCAAGGCGCGGCTCGCGCAGGTCGACGAGGAACTGCCGGTCCTGATCGACATGCTGCGATTGCTGCAGGGCGTGGGTATGTCGATCGACCAGAGCCTGCAGATCATCGTGGTGGAGTTCGGCAATCTGCTGCGC
This window encodes:
- a CDS encoding type II secretion system F family protein, with the protein product MTMTTLVSLSLLMVACAAGLLAWPLLRQWRQRSRATRTIDSALQRQAGAAAPAASATAAGVAAAANAAAATSATGATSVAGTALGGKLGNSLGKTIQTRFNQRWLESRIGRAVVTEEEQALLEQCGYYGVRARTVFGGLRVALPIVAAIVAVIWQLPRGSDAALTWGFVAFAFGFFAPKLWLRRRAKARLAQVDEELPVLIDMLRLLQGVGMSIDQSLQIIVVEFGNLLRVLGPELHRANQQFASGRSREQTLLRIGRLFDSEDLKGLITLLTQVDRHGGGVQEPLRQFGERLQVARKARMKAKIGQLTVKMTGVMVVSLLPVLLIITAGPGFLGAIRLLAQMGAAR